The Opitutales bacterium ASA1 genome window below encodes:
- the mscS gene encoding small-conductance mechanosensitive channel MscS, with the protein MFWITGGTVAVGPRTHTPMEISQETIDTFLQWLATQGVAFAVKLLAAVAIFVIGRWVVGFVARLFARALDRAKVDATLSKFLVRIVSVVLLVGIVIAALDTLGFKTTSLVAILGAAGLAIGLALQGSLSNFAAGVMIIIFRPFRVGDFIEAAGTSGIVEEISIFHTIMRTPDNRGVIVPNSSITSGTIVNLAAKDTRRVDLTFSVAYDDDLKAAQAAIWRVLKADDRILTDPAPIVGVMTLAESSVDIVVWPWVKRSDFLVVKFHLLEAIKAELEAAGCSIPFPQRDVHLIPMESKKPA; encoded by the coding sequence ATGTTCTGGATCACCGGTGGCACGGTCGCCGTCGGCCCAAGAACTCACACACCCATGGAAATCTCCCAAGAAACCATCGACACCTTCCTGCAATGGCTCGCGACCCAAGGCGTGGCCTTCGCCGTCAAGCTCCTCGCGGCCGTCGCCATTTTCGTGATCGGGCGCTGGGTCGTCGGATTCGTCGCGAGACTCTTCGCGCGCGCGCTCGATCGCGCGAAGGTCGACGCCACGCTCTCGAAGTTCCTCGTGCGCATCGTCAGCGTGGTGCTGCTCGTCGGCATCGTGATCGCGGCGCTGGACACGCTCGGTTTCAAGACCACTTCACTCGTCGCGATCCTCGGTGCCGCCGGTCTGGCCATCGGTCTCGCACTCCAAGGCTCCCTCTCCAATTTCGCCGCCGGCGTGATGATCATCATTTTCCGGCCGTTTCGTGTCGGCGATTTCATCGAAGCCGCAGGTACGAGCGGGATCGTCGAGGAGATTTCGATCTTTCACACGATCATGCGCACGCCCGACAACCGCGGCGTGATCGTGCCCAACTCTTCCATCACCAGCGGCACGATCGTGAACCTGGCCGCCAAGGACACGCGGCGCGTGGATCTCACGTTCAGCGTGGCCTACGACGACGACCTCAAAGCCGCTCAGGCCGCGATCTGGCGCGTGCTGAAGGCCGACGACCGCATCCTCACCGACCCGGCACCCATCGTCGGCGTGATGACGCTGGCGGAGAGTTCCGTGGACATCGTCGTGTGGCCATGGGTGAAGCGCTCCGACTTTCTGGTCGTCAAGTTCCACTTGTTGGAAGCCATCAAGGCAGAACTCGAAGCCGCAGGTTGCTCGATCCCCTTTCCGCAGCGCGACGTGCACCTCATCCCGATGGAGAGCAAGAAACCGGCCTGA
- a CDS encoding amidohydrolase family protein, whose product MGMAGGTKSDHATRSRGELRDCVVLAGPELEPWKCARFAWRDETITALDRIAPASALAEGVCVVVPGLVNGHTHMGDSCLPDGATGLTLEEGFFRPNGFKYRELAKLSPEQHLPHVVEHLRYMARTGTVCHLDFREQGPAGAELLREASRRTGVRSIVLSQFNEAPFTETDLEDDTRGLPESAVHELERILAVADGFSESTMNDLTSTAWREIRDTTTRAGKLRAIHCLENVGYRTLSLARTGAGDLARALELYDPHVVVHLTVADRTEIESLVRAGKTGIVNPRANAALGLPLPPLRALLEAGANLMLGTDNGMLNSPNLFAEMDFAYKVAKSQYGDAVRPDPSAILRMATSNAAAVLGSEFPGALERGMPATFCVLDFRRPHLRATRHVVASIVTRVTPEDVLATYRHGRGLWCAADFDPSPRV is encoded by the coding sequence ATGGGCATGGCGGGTGGAACCAAGAGCGATCACGCAACGCGCAGTCGCGGAGAGCTGCGCGACTGCGTCGTGCTCGCCGGCCCGGAACTGGAGCCGTGGAAGTGCGCGCGATTCGCGTGGCGCGACGAAACGATCACCGCGCTCGATCGGATCGCACCCGCGAGCGCATTGGCCGAAGGCGTATGCGTCGTCGTGCCCGGCTTGGTCAACGGGCACACGCACATGGGCGACTCGTGTCTACCGGACGGCGCGACCGGTCTCACGCTCGAGGAAGGGTTCTTTCGGCCGAACGGGTTCAAGTACCGCGAGCTGGCCAAGCTCTCGCCCGAGCAACACCTGCCGCACGTCGTCGAGCACCTTCGCTACATGGCGCGCACCGGGACGGTGTGCCATCTCGACTTTCGGGAGCAGGGTCCGGCGGGTGCGGAGCTGTTGCGAGAAGCGTCGCGACGGACGGGTGTGCGGTCGATCGTGTTGAGCCAGTTCAACGAGGCGCCTTTCACCGAGACCGATCTCGAGGACGACACGCGCGGCTTGCCGGAATCGGCGGTGCACGAACTCGAGCGGATCCTCGCGGTGGCCGACGGTTTCAGCGAGAGCACGATGAACGATCTCACGAGCACGGCCTGGCGAGAGATTCGCGACACGACCACGCGTGCAGGCAAGCTGCGAGCGATCCATTGTCTCGAGAACGTCGGCTACCGCACGCTCAGCCTCGCCCGCACCGGCGCAGGCGATCTCGCGCGAGCGCTCGAGCTCTACGATCCGCACGTGGTGGTGCACCTCACCGTCGCCGATCGCACGGAGATCGAGTCGCTCGTGCGGGCCGGCAAAACGGGCATCGTCAACCCGCGCGCGAACGCTGCTCTCGGTCTGCCTCTTCCCCCGTTGCGGGCGCTCCTGGAGGCGGGAGCCAACCTCATGCTCGGCACGGACAACGGGATGCTCAACAGTCCCAACCTTTTCGCCGAAATGGATTTCGCCTACAAGGTCGCGAAGAGCCAGTACGGCGACGCCGTGCGACCCGATCCGTCCGCGATCCTGCGCATGGCCACGAGCAATGCAGCCGCCGTGCTCGGCTCGGAGTTTCCCGGCGCGTTGGAGCGCGGCATGCCGGCGACGTTTTGCGTGCTCGACTTCCGGAGGCCGCATTTGCGCGCGACGCGCCACGTCGTCGCCTCGATCGTGACGCGCGTCACGCCCGAGGACGTGCTAGCGACCTACCGACACGGACGCGGGCTGTGGTGCGCGGCAGATTTCGACCCGTCGCCACGAGTGTGA
- a CDS encoding creatininase family protein — protein MSDFDTFPSYRARWLPGMTRSRIAALPDKDRAIVVVATGAIEQHGPHLPVAVDALMGQVWTTRALALLPDDVACFVGPPIVVGKSNEHVGFPGTLSISKETLRAQVLAIARQLRAWGFRRLRILNTHGGNTSVLVYTMREVRAQFGFDADFLRSDFAPDVSKQEAEFGFHAGEVETSWVLAAANRLVRMSEARTCYPARLEDPGELRPEAAPATFAWVTRDLSPTGILGDATAATATKGERWLQLGAEGYARAIEAAYRESGPAVEPA, from the coding sequence GTGAGCGATTTCGACACGTTTCCGTCCTACCGCGCTCGCTGGCTGCCGGGCATGACGCGGTCGCGAATCGCGGCGCTGCCCGACAAGGACCGGGCGATCGTGGTCGTCGCGACCGGTGCGATCGAGCAGCACGGGCCGCATCTGCCGGTCGCGGTCGACGCGCTCATGGGGCAGGTGTGGACGACGCGCGCGCTCGCGTTGCTGCCGGACGACGTCGCGTGTTTCGTCGGGCCTCCGATCGTGGTCGGCAAGAGCAACGAACACGTCGGTTTCCCGGGCACCTTGTCGATCTCGAAGGAAACGCTGCGGGCTCAAGTGCTGGCGATCGCGCGGCAACTGCGCGCGTGGGGATTCCGTCGTCTCCGGATTTTGAATACGCACGGTGGCAACACGTCGGTGTTGGTCTACACGATGCGCGAGGTGCGGGCGCAGTTCGGTTTCGACGCCGATTTCTTGCGGTCGGATTTCGCGCCCGATGTATCGAAGCAGGAGGCGGAGTTCGGTTTTCACGCGGGAGAAGTGGAGACCTCGTGGGTGCTCGCGGCGGCGAATCGGCTCGTGCGCATGTCCGAGGCGAGGACTTGTTATCCGGCGCGGTTGGAGGACCCTGGTGAACTGCGGCCGGAGGCGGCGCCTGCGACCTTCGCGTGGGTCACACGCGACCTCTCGCCGACCGGCATTCTCGGCGACGCGACCGCGGCCACTGCGACAAAAGGCGAACGTTGGCTCCAACTGGGCGCGGAAGGTTACGCGCGTGCGATCGAGGCCGCGTATCGGGAGAGTGGACCCGCGGTCGAACCGGCGTAG
- a CDS encoding acetamidase/formamidase family protein: MAHHLVDRIETRNRWNRDYPPVCTIASGDTVTVRMKDSSDGQVHPEMSLEAFAAFDKMRVHSLSGPIAIEGAEPGDALEIEVLELEHEGWAWTSIIPGLGLLGDEFEEHFLHVWRLERHCTRSMPGVTLDLHPFCGIIGVQRAESGEYRTRPPGVFGGNMDVRHLGVGARLMLPVFTPGAGLCAGDAHAAQGDGEVSINAMEAPMSVTLRVHLHKNRLLAAPYALATPALVPPRYLGRPWHVFIESHEDLREASRAGVRRAMGYLQRRLGLSREQALILCSVVLDLKISQIVNAPVWTVSAYLPEAIFDAAAPPCW; this comes from the coding sequence ATGGCCCACCATCTCGTCGATCGGATCGAGACTCGCAATCGTTGGAATCGTGACTACCCGCCGGTGTGCACGATCGCGTCCGGAGACACCGTCACCGTGCGGATGAAGGATTCGAGCGACGGTCAGGTGCATCCCGAGATGTCGCTGGAGGCGTTCGCCGCGTTCGACAAGATGCGCGTGCACTCGCTCAGTGGTCCGATCGCGATCGAAGGCGCGGAACCCGGCGACGCCTTGGAGATCGAGGTCCTCGAGCTCGAGCACGAAGGCTGGGCGTGGACCAGCATCATCCCCGGTCTCGGACTGCTCGGCGACGAGTTCGAGGAGCACTTCCTCCATGTCTGGAGGCTCGAACGACATTGCACGCGGAGCATGCCGGGCGTGACGCTCGATCTGCATCCGTTTTGCGGGATCATCGGGGTGCAACGCGCGGAGAGCGGCGAGTACCGCACGCGTCCGCCGGGCGTGTTCGGAGGCAACATGGACGTGCGGCATCTCGGAGTGGGGGCGAGGTTGATGCTTCCGGTGTTCACGCCGGGTGCCGGATTGTGCGCGGGCGACGCCCATGCGGCACAGGGCGACGGCGAGGTGTCGATCAACGCGATGGAGGCACCGATGTCGGTCACGTTGCGCGTGCATCTGCACAAGAATCGCCTGTTGGCCGCGCCGTACGCGTTGGCGACCCCGGCGCTGGTGCCGCCGCGCTATCTCGGTCGCCCTTGGCATGTGTTCATCGAGTCGCACGAGGACTTGCGCGAGGCGAGCCGGGCCGGCGTGCGGCGCGCGATGGGTTACTTGCAGCGGCGGCTCGGACTCTCGCGCGAGCAAGCGCTGATCCTGTGCAGCGTGGTGCTCGATTTGAAGATCAGCCAGATCGTCAACGCGCCTGTATGGACCGTGTCGGCCTACCTGCCCGAGGCGATCTTCGACGCCGCCGCGCCGCCTTGCTGGTGA